One Chryseobacterium indoltheticum DNA segment encodes these proteins:
- a CDS encoding response regulator, which produces MNQKKILLIDDELDILEILSYNLEKEGYDIYTATNGNEGIEKAKEIIPDLILLDVMMPEKDGIETCQELRKVKELQKSLIVFLSARSEEFSQLAGFQAGANDYIVKLIKPKILISKVNALLQLTSQVSDNAKLIEIGDLVIDKDNFRVSKSGQQFLLPKKEFDLLYLLASNTEKVFKREEILERVWGNDVIVGERTIDVHIRRLREKLGINTIQTLKGIGYKLIV; this is translated from the coding sequence GAAAAAGAAGGTTACGACATTTATACCGCTACAAATGGTAATGAAGGTATAGAAAAAGCCAAAGAAATTATTCCAGATTTGATCTTATTAGATGTAATGATGCCCGAAAAAGACGGTATCGAAACTTGCCAGGAGCTTAGAAAAGTAAAAGAGCTGCAAAAATCTCTTATCGTTTTCCTTTCAGCAAGAAGTGAAGAGTTTTCTCAATTGGCTGGCTTTCAGGCAGGAGCAAACGACTATATTGTAAAGCTTATCAAACCGAAAATTCTTATTTCTAAAGTAAATGCATTGCTTCAGCTGACTTCTCAGGTTTCTGATAATGCTAAACTTATTGAAATTGGCGATTTGGTAATCGATAAAGATAACTTCCGAGTTTCAAAAAGCGGACAGCAGTTTCTGTTACCGAAAAAAGAATTCGATCTGCTTTATCTTTTGGCTTCAAACACCGAAAAAGTCTTTAAAAGAGAGGAAATTCTTGAAAGAGTATGGGGAAATGACGTAATTGTTGGTGAAAGAACAATCGATGTACATATCCGTAGACTGAGAGAAAAATTAGGAATCAACACGATTCAGACCTTAAAAGGAATTGGGTATAAATTGATTGTTTAA